The Carassius auratus strain Wakin chromosome 27, ASM336829v1, whole genome shotgun sequence genome includes a region encoding these proteins:
- the dusp28 gene encoding dual specificity phosphatase 28, which yields MLQLSTVTDCLLISNARSACSNELIQKEEVTLCINVSKQQPFPSIRVSTLRVPVYDDPQEDLYKYFDCCADAIANEAERGGRTVVYCKNGHSRSATVCLAYLMKHQGLTLTDAFQVVKSARSVVEPNPGFWTQLERYEQDLKIRRSASHS from the exons ATGCTGCAGTTAAGCACAGTTACAGATTGTCTGCTGATCAGTAATGCCAGGTCAGCCTGTAGCAATGAACTTATCCAGAAGGAGGaggtcactctttgtattaatgTTTCGAAGCAGCAACCCTTTCCCTCTATTCGGGTAAGCACTTTGCGTGTACCTGTATATGATGACCCTCAAGAAGACCTGTACAAGTATTTTGACTGCTGCGCAGATGCCATAGCCAATGAGGCAGAACGGGGAGGCCGCACTGTTGTGTACTGCAAGAATGGACACAGTCGCTCAGCTACTGTCTGTTTGGCCTATCTAATGAAGCACCAGGGTCTCACCTTGACTGATGCCTTCCAG GTAGTAAAAAGTGCCCGATCAGTAGTTGAGCCTAACCCAGGATTCTGGACTCAACTGGAGCGATATGAACAGGATCTGAAGATCAGGAGGTCGGCCAGCCACAGCTAA